The following are encoded in a window of Pelecanus crispus isolate bPelCri1 chromosome 6, bPelCri1.pri, whole genome shotgun sequence genomic DNA:
- the APIP gene encoding methylthioribulose-1-phosphate dehydratase: MAANNRDTAQEKLHPRNLIPELCRLFYGLGWVTGTGGGISLKHGNEIYIAPSGVQKERIQPEDMFVCDMNEQDISGPPPHKKLKKSQCTPLFMNAYTMRGAGAVIHTHSKAAVMATLLYPGSEFSITHQEMIKGIQKCTSGGYYRYDDMLVVPIIENTPEEKDLKERMARAVEKYPDSCAVLVRRHGVYVWGETWEKAKTMCECYDYLFDIAVQMKHHGLDPSKHPAGENGIL; this comes from the exons ATGGCGGCTAACAACCGCGACACAGCACAG gagAAGTTACATCCAAGAAATCTTATCCCAGAGCTTTGTAGACTGTTTTATGGTTTAGGCTGGGTAACAGGAACTGGTGGAGGAATCAGCTTGAAACATGG GAATGAAATCTACATCGCTCCTTCAGGAGTCCAAAAGGAAAGAATACAG CCAGAAGATATGTTTGTTTGTGACATGAACGAACAGGACATCAGTGGTCCTCCACCACACAAGAAACTAAAGAAAAGCCAGTGCACACCTCTTTTTATGAATGCCTACACCATGAGAG GGGCAGGTGCAGTGATCCATACTCATTCCAAGGCTGCTGTTATGGCTACCCTTCTTTACCCAGGGAGTGAGTTCAGTATTACTCATCAGGAGATGATAAAAGGAATCCAGAAGTGTACTTCAGGAGGCTATTACCG ATATGATGATATGCTAGTGGTTCCCATTATTGAGAATACACCAGAAGAGAAGGATCTCAAAGAAAGAATGGCACGTGCAGTGGAAAAATACCCAGACTCTTGTGCTGTATTGGTCAGACGTCACGGAGTTTACGTATGGGGAGAAACTTGGGAAAAAGCCAAAACGAT gtgTGAGTGTTACGATTACTTGTTTGATATCGCAGTGCAGATGAAGCACCATGGGCTAGATCCTTCAAAACATCCAGCAGGAGAAAACGGGATCTTGTAA